From the genome of Dickeya aquatica, one region includes:
- a CDS encoding glycine zipper 2TM domain-containing protein: protein MQMNRKLTATVLAMVIISTLAGCAGMNKRQRNTAIGAGIGALGGAVLTNGSAVGTVGGAAVGGIIGHQTTR, encoded by the coding sequence ATGCAGATGAATAGAAAACTGACTGCCACGGTACTGGCAATGGTGATTATCAGCACACTGGCTGGCTGCGCAGGCATGAATAAACGCCAGCGCAATACCGCGATTGGTGCCGGAATTGGCGCGCTGGGTGGCGCGGTATTAACCAACGGCAGCGCGGTGGGAACCGTCGGCGGTGCGGCGGTCGGCGGCATTATCGGACACCAGACAACCCGCTAA
- a CDS encoding LapA family protein, with translation MKYMLIFFLVLAIFIVSITLGSHNDQVITFNYLLAQGEYRLSTLLATLFATGFGLGWVICGAFYLRLRIALGREQRKIKRLEQQLSASSATTSTDSATH, from the coding sequence GTGAAATACATGCTGATTTTTTTTCTGGTGCTGGCGATTTTTATTGTGTCTATCACGCTTGGGTCACATAACGATCAGGTGATCACATTTAACTATCTGCTGGCTCAGGGTGAATACCGGTTATCGACATTGCTGGCCACCTTATTTGCGACCGGGTTTGGGCTGGGCTGGGTGATTTGTGGGGCGTTTTATCTGCGCCTGCGCATTGCGCTGGGGCGTGAACAACGTAAAATCAAGCGTCTTGAGCAGCAGTTGTCTGCCTCGTCGGCAACCACGTCCACCGATTCTGCCACCCACTAA
- the lapB gene encoding lipopolysaccharide assembly protein LapB: protein MLELLFLLLPVAAAYGWYMGRRSAQQDKQDETNRLSRDYVTGVNFLLSNQQDKAVELFLDMLKDDSNTFEAHLTLGNLFRSRGEVDRAIRIHQALTESASLSFEQRLLAVQQLGRDYMVAGLYDRAEEIFKQLVDEDEFRVSALQQLLQIHQSTSDWPNAIETAERLLKLGKTQQRSEIAHFYCEQALQAMGSDDLDKAMAMLKKASIADNQCARVSIMLGRIYMAQQHYAQAAAELRQVLEQDKEFISEALPMLQDCYVQLNQPDVWATFLRRCVEEKCGSSADLMMADVLEQYESTESAQTYVTRQLQRYPTMRVFHRLIDYHLREAEDGRAKESLLVLRNMVGEQIQAKPRYRCHKCGFTSQSLYWHCPSCRSWASVKPIRGLDGE, encoded by the coding sequence ATGTTAGAACTGCTGTTTCTGTTGCTGCCGGTTGCCGCCGCCTACGGCTGGTATATGGGGCGCAGGAGTGCACAGCAGGATAAACAGGACGAAACCAATCGTTTATCGCGTGACTACGTCACCGGGGTGAACTTTCTGTTGTCCAACCAGCAAGATAAAGCCGTTGAGCTGTTTCTTGACATGCTTAAAGACGACAGTAACACCTTCGAAGCGCACCTGACGCTGGGCAACCTGTTTCGCTCGCGCGGCGAGGTTGACCGGGCTATCCGTATTCATCAGGCTCTGACTGAAAGCGCGTCGCTCAGTTTTGAGCAGCGCCTGCTGGCAGTGCAGCAACTGGGTCGTGACTATATGGTCGCAGGGCTGTACGACCGCGCAGAAGAAATTTTCAAACAACTGGTCGATGAAGACGAATTTCGGGTGAGCGCACTGCAACAGTTATTGCAGATTCACCAATCTACCAGTGACTGGCCAAACGCTATCGAGACGGCAGAAAGACTGCTTAAACTCGGTAAAACGCAGCAACGCAGTGAAATTGCGCACTTCTACTGTGAACAGGCATTGCAGGCAATGGGCAGCGATGATCTTGATAAAGCCATGGCGATGCTGAAAAAAGCATCGATAGCGGATAATCAGTGCGCTCGTGTGTCCATTATGCTGGGGCGCATCTATATGGCACAGCAACATTATGCCCAGGCCGCAGCCGAACTCCGGCAGGTGCTGGAGCAGGATAAGGAGTTTATTAGTGAAGCACTGCCGATGCTACAAGACTGCTATGTCCAGTTGAATCAGCCAGACGTGTGGGCGACATTTTTGCGCCGCTGTGTGGAAGAAAAATGTGGCTCCAGCGCTGACCTGATGATGGCGGATGTGCTGGAGCAATATGAAAGCACGGAGTCTGCACAAACCTATGTCACGCGTCAGTTACAGCGTTACCCTACCATGCGGGTATTTCACCGCCTGATCGATTACCACTTACGTGAAGCGGAAGATGGCCGGGCGAAAGAGAGCCTTTTGGTGCTGCGCAACATGGTCGGTGAGCAAATTCAGGCCAAACCGCGTTACCGTTGTCACAAATGCGGTTTTACCTCTCAGTCGCTTTACTGGCATTGCCCCTCTTGCCGCAGTTGGGCCAGTGTGAAGCCGATTCGTGGGTTAGATGGCGAGTAA
- the pyrF gene encoding orotidine-5'-phosphate decarboxylase — protein sequence MMSTGSPIIVALDYADLHAAYDFVDRIDPQDCRLKVGKEMFTLFGPQCVTALQQRGFQVFLDLKFHDIPNTTARAVAAAAELGVWMVNVHASGGARMMTAAREALLPFGHQAPLLIAVTVLTSMDEADLNGLGITLSPAEQAEKLATLTQQCGLDGVVCSAHEAVRLKQVCGADFRLVTPGIRPAGSDAGDQRRIMTPQQAQQAGVDYMVIGRPITQSADPAATLKTILTSLGVSHA from the coding sequence ATGATGTCTACAGGCTCTCCGATTATTGTGGCGCTGGATTATGCTGACCTGCATGCCGCGTATGATTTTGTCGATAGAATCGACCCGCAAGACTGCCGGTTAAAAGTGGGAAAAGAGATGTTCACCCTGTTTGGCCCGCAATGTGTGACGGCGTTGCAGCAGCGTGGCTTTCAGGTGTTTCTCGATCTCAAATTCCATGATATTCCCAATACCACCGCGCGCGCCGTGGCCGCCGCGGCGGAACTGGGCGTGTGGATGGTGAATGTGCATGCCAGCGGTGGCGCGCGTATGATGACGGCGGCGCGCGAGGCGCTGTTACCGTTTGGCCATCAGGCACCGTTGCTGATTGCGGTGACGGTGCTCACCAGCATGGATGAGGCGGATTTAAACGGCCTTGGCATCACTTTGTCGCCGGCGGAACAGGCTGAAAAGTTGGCAACATTAACTCAGCAGTGCGGGCTGGATGGTGTCGTCTGCTCGGCTCATGAGGCGGTGCGCCTGAAACAGGTGTGTGGGGCGGACTTCCGTCTGGTAACACCGGGTATTCGTCCGGCAGGCAGCGATGCAGGCGATCAACGTCGTATCATGACACCTCAGCAGGCGCAACAGGCTGGGGTCGATTATATGGTGATCGGCCGGCCCATCACCCAGTCAGCCGACCCGGCGGCAACCTTAAAAACCATTCTGACGTCATTAGGAGTCAGTCATGCGTGA
- the yciH gene encoding stress response translation initiation inhibitor YciH gives MRDDNSRLVYSTQTGRIEEPADKPVRAKGDGVVRIQRQTSGRKGKGVCLITGIDLDDAELERLAAELKKKCGCGGALKDGVIEIQGDKRDQLKALLEAKGMRVKLAGG, from the coding sequence ATGCGTGATGATAACAGCCGCTTGGTTTACTCCACGCAAACCGGGCGTATCGAGGAACCGGCAGACAAACCTGTGCGGGCCAAAGGCGATGGTGTGGTACGCATTCAGCGCCAGACCAGCGGGCGCAAAGGTAAGGGCGTATGTCTGATTACCGGCATTGATCTTGATGATGCTGAACTTGAGCGGCTGGCCGCGGAGCTGAAAAAGAAGTGCGGCTGTGGCGGTGCGCTTAAAGACGGTGTGATAGAAATTCAGGGTGATAAACGCGATCAGCTAAAAGCATTACTGGAAGCGAAAGGCATGCGCGTTAAGCTTGCCGGAGGTTGA